DNA from Roseimicrobium sp. ORNL1:
GGCGGATGTCGCTGTCGTAGCGCACGGGCTCAAAGAAGGCCTGGAACTGCACGTAGTCCGCCTTGGTCCACTGGTCGAAGGGATGCTTGTGGCACTGCGCGCACTCGATGCGCACACCGAGGAAGGCATGGGCGAAGGCCAGCGCGCGATCCTCCGGCTTCTGCACATTCTTGCGCGCCCAGAAGTGGGGCATGGTATCGCGCCGCGCGAAGTCGGCACGATTTTCCTGCCGCAAGTAGGAGGCCATCTCCAGCGCGTAATCCTTGTAGGACTGGTTCGGTGAACTGCGACTCCGGGCCAGCACGATGCCTGCGACGAGGTTGTCGTACGGTGCATTCCTCCTCACCCGCCAGTAGATCCACTCCCACCACTGGCGGGCGAACTCGCCATTGAGCTCGGGTACGTTCTCGGAGAAAATCTGGCGCGCGCTGTTGCCGGTGAAGTCACACAGCAGTGTGGCCCACCACGCAGCGTGACCGGGTGAATCCAGCAGGGCATCGATCTTCGTCGCGCGCTTATTCGGAGACTCGTCCGCGAGGAAAGCGGTCACTTCCTCCGGTGTCGGCAGTGTGCCCGCCACATCCAGACTCACGCGGCGGAGGAACTCCGCATCCGTGCACGGCTCCGAAGGCACGATGCCCAGCTTGCGCAGCTTGGCGACGACCAGTTCATCCACGTTCGTGGAAATGCGGACTGCGGGATACTCACCACCCAGGAGCTCGCTGACTGGCAGCATCACCGGAATAGGCGCGACACCATTGTCGTAGAAGGCGACCACATGCGTATCCCCACGCGTCTTGCACTCGACGAGACCTGTCTCCGAAATGCCGGCCACGGAGTCGTCATTCGAGCGGAAGCGGGTGAGACGCGTCACATCCTCCACCGTGCCGTTCCTCCAGTGCGCGACCACCTTGAGTTGCATCTTCTCACCTGGTTTTGTGAAGACGATTTCACCCGGGGTGACTTCCAGGCGCTCGAACTCACTCGTCTCCACCGGGTCATCCTTGGCGCCTTTCGCAATCCATTCCAGCAGGAGCTGGTGCTCCCACGAACCTTTCGCGATGCGTTCCTTGCCCTTGTGCCTCATCTGCACCGTGGGCTTCATCACGAGGAGGCTCTTCGCAGGCTCCTGCAGATTCACCCGCACTTCGCCTTCACCACCGTCGGCATCCTGCGTGAGTTGCTTGAGGTCGTTCTCAAAGTCATAGCCGAACAGCGAAAGCCGGAACCCGCCCTGTCCCGCGAAGGAACCGTGGCACTCGCGCGTGCTGCACCCGGCGCGGCTCAGCAAGGGAATCACGTGCCGCCGGAAGCTTGGCTCCTTGGGTAACGCGGCAGTGGGAGCGGCAGCCACCTCCGGCCCTGGCTCCGCTCGCACACCCGCTGCCATCACTCCGAGTAAGATGCCAGCAAACCAGAATCGAGGTCTTGCGTGAGTCGAAGTTCTCATCGTGCCCTTTCCTTTCCTCTTTTTCCTCCCTTCTTTCACTCTGCCCCCGCGAGTCCTGTCGCGGCTGGGGTTACTTCAGGGACTTTTTGGCGGTGGCCGCCCTGGCGTTGCGCTGCAGCTCTTCCTCCGCGGCGCGGGTCATGGCGGTCTTCTGGCCCTCGTTGAGAATGCCATCCAGCTTGTTCAGGAACTGCTCTTCGGTGTCCTGAGTCTTCTCCTCCTGGATGCGCTTTCGTGCCGCTTCATCCGCCTTCACAGAGGCGAACTTGTCGGCATACACGATGCCCGTCTCTTCAATGGCAGCCGCGTGGGCGGCGTTGATCTTTTCAATGAGCGCCTTCTGATCCGGAGTGAGGATGGCATTCACCTGCTCGCGCAGGCGGGTCATCGCTGTATCGAGGGTCGCACGCGCCTTTTCGCGTTGTTCAGCAGTCACGCTGGGGTCGGACTTTGAAATGCCGCGTGCTGCCTGCACGGCCGCATCACGCATCATCTCGGCGCGCGCCTTGGCGATTTGTTCCCGCTGCGCTTCCGTGAGCAGGAGCGTGGCGTTCAGGCCGGGAACGAAGGCCAGCACGTAGCCACGCTTGGGAGAGTTCCAGAAGGGATAGTCAGACACCTCGCTCCGTTTCTGCTTTTCTTCCGCGCCCAGCGTCACCGCGAGCATCGTGAATCCGGCGCAGAGCACCGTGAGGAAGGTGGACGTTTTCATGACCTGGCAGACTTCAGTTGGCAACAAAAGCAGCCGTTGCAGCAGGCCAGTGGGGGCTCTGGTCGTTGCTCAGGTGAGCGGTAGACGTGGCGGAATGCATGAGCCCCGGGTTGAGCGGGGCTGATGGTTTCAAACGTGACGGTTTTGCTTAAAATTGCAAATTGGAAAAATTGGGTTTTACTTAATTTGGCGGTGAAGCGAAGGAGAAACGTCTCGCAGCCTGAGACCCACGCGCTCTTCTCTGCGCTACACCCGCCGTCTCCGGCGCAATACCACGCCTGCGAGGCCGAACATCAGCAACATCGCGCGGCCGGGTTCAGGCACGGCGCCGACGACGACCACGATGCCGTTCGAATCGAAGAGGGAGAGATCATAGGACAGACCTGCTCCCAGAGTGGGCAGGTACAGGTCCTGGAACGCCGACCAGGCGCGGTCGCCTGGAGCGTTCAGCCGGTTCATTTCAAAGAAGTCCAGGAGGTCCATGACGTCGCCGGCTTTTAGTTCGTAACCTGCGGTCTGCATTTCGATGATGGCACCCGCATCCAGATTCATGGTATCCGCGTGGAGCCGATCATGCTCGCCGGTTTCGTTCTCGTAGACATTGAGCATCGTGTCGAAATACGCGGAGAGATTCCCCATGTTCGCCGCGATGCCCGCCGCGTCATTGAAGATGAAGGAGCCGCTTCCTCCGAGTTCAAAAATGATGCTTGGAACCGTGGAGGCCGCCTGGCGGTGCACCGTCAGGGCACCAAGTGTCAGCGTGCCGACGGTGCCACCCGCCGCGGTGTTTCCAGGCGTGATCTGGCCGCCGTCCCGCACGGTCACCGCACCCTCGATGCGCCCCGTGCCACCCAGTTTGCCGGTGCCATAAACATCCACCGCGCTCCTGCCCGTTGCGGAGCCGATGGTATTCGTGACGTAGAGCGTGCCGGAGCGCACCTTGGTATTTCCTTCGAAGTCGTTGTTCCCCGAATCGAGAGTCACACTACCCGTGCCCGCGACCGTGAAGGTGCCGGTGCCGTTCATCGCATTCGAGAAGGTGACGTTGTCCGAGCGATTGATCACCAAGTTGCCACCGGAAAGGACCACCTCGCTGGCTGCAGCCAGAGAACCTGTGGTGCCACCATTGCCCAGTTGCAGCACCCCGCCTGATACCGTGGTCTGGCCGGTGTAGGTATTGGCGCCCAAAAGGATTTGGGTACCATCCCCGCTCTTCGTGTAGGAGAGTGTGCCGCCTCCAGTACCATCCTCGAGGGCACCTCCGCCAAACCCTCCCACACCGCCAAAACTGTAGGTCGCACCGGCGGCGACACGTGTCTCAAGGGTGCCGCTCTCACCAGTGGAACTGCTGCCACGCACGACGCCCGAGCTCAAAAGACCGCCGATCACTTCCTCATTGCCTGCCAGATCCAATTTTCCGTTGAATGTCATATAGACAAGGGAGGTGTCTGCGATTTGATGAGACTGCATCAATCTCACCGTATCGCCCAGAAACAGGTTTCCCGCGATCGCCGTGGCGCCATCCGATTTGTTTAGCAGGAGAGTGAATGTGCTGCCGAGTGTGGAGCCTATCGAGGTTTGTCCCGTATACGTATTGGAAGTCGAGCCGCTGAAAACCACCGTGCCGTCTCCTGAAAATGCGAGTGTGCCTTCTCCTCCTGTACGGAACGAATTAAAGTCGTCGCGATAAATCCCCTCACCAGTGAGTAAGGCTTCCCCGCTGATGGTACCGGAGAATTCCAACCGGCGGCCAGTTTCCATACGGATGGTGCCCCCACCTGACATCAGCATCACGTTGCGTCCCGTCTCTGAGTCTGTTCCGGTGCCCGCGAGGTTGAGGGTGCCACCATTGAAGGTGAGAGTGTTCTCCGTGGCGGAGGTTGAGTTACCCAGATTGCTGTTCCCGGAGTCGGCAATCTGCGAGACACTCAGGGTGCCGCCTGTGATGAAGGTGCCGCCGGTGTACGTGTTGTTTCCGGTGAGGTGGAGCCAGCCGGTGCCTGCCTTTGTGAGAGCGGTGGCAGATCCGTTATCCTCGATGACGGAGGAGATGGTGGCTTCGGTGGTGCTGTTCTGGATGATCACCAGATCCGCACCCGCGGCGCCACGCAAGGTGCCGCTAGAGATGGTCGCGCCTGCACCGCTGGTGATGAGAATGCCCCCGCTGGCGACGGTGTTCGTGCCGGTGAGGTTCAAGGTGGTGTCAGCCTCGGCGAAGCGCAGGCTGTTCACCGTGGCATTCGTGGCGCTCTGTGTGCCGGTGGTGACGTTCACGTTGTTCGCCGCAGCCGTAAAATCATTCGCTACGTAGCCGGTGTAGGCCACCACGGCGCCATCGGCGGTGTTGGTGCTGTTCTTTGCCCAGTCAGTCCCACCCACGGTGACGAATCCCCCGAGGATGCCACCCGCATCATTGAGCGTGTCCGTGGTGGCCAGGGTTGGATTGTTGTCCACGTTCAGCGTGGCACCCACGTCACGCTGGATGGCGTTCAGCTGGAACACCAGCGCACCGCCTTCGTCCATGATGGTGGATGCACCTGCCGCCAGCCGTAGTCCGAGAACGACATCCAGGGTGGTGGTGGTCGTTGAGTCTCCAGCGCGACTCAGGTAGCCGCCCGAGAGGGTGATTTGCTTGGAGTCATTGGCCTTGTTCTGAAACCGGACCACGGCGTTGTTGTCTACATACAGCGTGCTGGAGGAGACACCTAGATCCGCGGAACCGACCCACGTCATGGTTCCCTGCTTGGCATGCACGTCTCCGAGGTGGTGCACGCTCGGGCCCTCCAGGACGAGTTCGGCGGCCCCAATCTTGGTGAGCGCGAAGCCGTTGCCCGCGAGGGTATCTTCAAAATCATAACGCGCATGCACGGCCAGGGTGGTGTGGCCGGTGAGCGTCACGTTGCGCAAACTCAGCGGATCACGCGTGGGTCCCAAAAGAAAGTCGAGCGGGTCACCGTAGACAAGGGCGCCGTTGCCACCGACGCCGTGGCCAGCCACCTCCAGTGTCTCGTCTTGATTGAAGCCGTTGTTGACGTTCAACGTGGCGCCCGCCTGCACCACCGTCTTGTAAATAATCGAACCCAGTGAACCGACACCTCCCGTGGCGAGCGTGCCCTCGGCCACCGTAATCACGCCCCAGTAGTCTTCATTGGATTGGTTCCAGGTGAGGGTGCCTGTGCCCACCTTGACGAAGTTCAGGTTGTCGCCGAGTTGCCCGGAGAAACTCGTGGAGCTGTTGTCGCTACCCGCGGTCAGGGTCTTCATACCGCCGATGACATTGGTATTTGTGATGAGGCCGGCGGTGTTGCTGTCCTGGCTGGAAAGGGAGGCAACGCTGAGATTGTGGCCGTTGAGATCCAGCGTGCCACCTTCCACGGCGAGGGTGTTTGCTGAGTTGATCGCATTTGCGTGGTTCACCTGCAGGGTGCCAGCGTTTACATATACCCCGCCGGTGAAGCTGTTCGCTGCGGAGAGACTCGCGGTGCCGGTTCCGCTCTTCACGAGAGCCACGGCATGGCTGCCGTTGTCCACGATGGTGGCGGTGATATCGAGTGGCCCGCTGGAGTATTGGTGAAGAATGACCTCACCGGTGCTGCCTGCGCCTGTGCCTGCGGTCAGGGTGCCATTGCTGATGGTCACCGGTGTGCCGCCGCTCACGAGAAGACCACCGGATTCCACCCGCAGTGTGTGGCCACCCAGATTGACCGTCGTCGTGCCCGATGTGGCGAGGTTCAGCGAGTTCACTCTGCGGTCCGCGGTGAGTGTGATGTTGCCGAAGGACTTCGCGTTCGCTTCGAAGGTCCAGTCGGCTTCCCCGCTGGACTCGGACGAATCGAGCTGCGACACGCTGGGAACAGGTGAGTTCACGTAGGCGGCAAATTCGTATCCCACCGTTGCCCAGCCGCCAATGATGCCATGATCTTGAGATGGCGGTGCCGTGATCTTTATCCGGTCCCCCTCGACGCCAACCTGAGACCCGAAGATGCTGAGAGTGGCGCCCTTGTTTCGCGAGAGCGAGGCCAGAGTCAGCTCGTTGTGAGTGGGTCCAATGGGTTCACTCTCGGGGAAAGTCCACCCGATCCCACTCCAGAGTTCGACAGTACTTGCTCCTGCTGCAACGGTGACCGCTCCCAAATTCTCGGTGCTCGTGGCCACGGTGCCATCGTGCTTCATCACCAAAGTGCCGCCCCGAAGTGACACCATCGCAGCATCGTTCACGCGATTGCTGGAGTTGCCGGTCGAGGTATTGAAGAGGCTCAGCTTGCCGCCTGTTGAAAGCACCACGCTGCCGGTCTCCGTCAAAGCTCCATCACCGGCGATTTCCAAGGTGCCGCCTCGCACGGTCGTGTCACCTGTGTAGGTGTTCGTGCCGGTAAGGGTGAGCTTGCCAGTATTGGCCTTGGCGAAATGGAGTACTCTCCCCGTAGAGCCATCGCGAAGGACACCGCTGTAGGTGTCGTCTACAGCATTGTTGACGGTAAGGGTGCTCACGGTATTGCCAAATCCGAAGCTGCCAGCGTGAATGACGCCGCCCCCACCGGTGCTTCTGATACTGCCCACTGTTTCGCTGAAGCCGTTCAAGTCAAAGACCCCGCCCGTGATGCCTGTGCCGGTGAAGTTCAGCACGGTGTCGGTGTCGGCGATTTGGTGGCTGCGACTGAGCTGGAGGCTCGCTGATGCAGTGCCGTTGCCAATGTTCACCGTGACGCCGGAGGCGATGGCTTGCGGAAGCTGGCTGTCGTAATTGGATGTCTTGTTGAGGATGATCCTGCCGGAATAGATATTCAGTGGTCCTGTGAAGGTGTTGCTGGTGTTGCCACCCAGGGTGAGAGTGGACGTGCCCTGCTTGGCGATGTTGGTGCCCGCCAGCACCGAGTTGATCGTCCCATTCTGATTTAGCCTGATGATTCCATTACTCATGGAGATGGTGCCGCCGGTGATGGTGTAGCTGGAGAGGCTGGGGGTGCCAAAAGGTGCGAAGATGATGAGTTGGGTGTTTACCGTGCCGGTGACGGTCACATTACCTGTCGAGCCGGTCGCGAGGCCCGTGCCGAAAGTGACAAAGTCCCCATACTTGAAGGTTTGGTTGTCCGCGTTTGTGCCGAGGTTGCGAAAGTTTCCGCCACCGGTAGTCCAGGTACCACTGCCATCCTGCGCGCCCGCCGTGCCGGGATCGGCATCGAAAAGGAGATTCGCTCCCTGTGCCGTGGAAATGCCAAAGGCAAGC
Protein-coding regions in this window:
- a CDS encoding autotransporter-associated beta strand repeat-containing protein; translated protein: MLSNPLRAALCALLAFGISTAQGANLLFDADPGTAGAQDGSGTWTTGGGNFRNLGTNADNQTFKYGDFVTFGTGLATGSTGNVTVTGTVNTQLIIFAPFGTPSLSSYTITGGTISMSNGIIRLNQNGTINSVLAGTNIAKQGTSTLTLGGNTSNTFTGPLNIYSGRIILNKTSNYDSQLPQAIASGVTVNIGNGTASASLQLSRSHQIADTDTVLNFTGTGITGGVFDLNGFSETVGSIRSTGGGGVIHAGSFGFGNTVSTLTVNNAVDDTYSGVLRDGSTGRVLHFAKANTGKLTLTGTNTYTGDTTVRGGTLEIAGDGALTETGSVVLSTGGKLSLFNTSTGNSSNRVNDAAMVSLRGGTLVMKHDGTVATSTENLGAVTVAAGASTVELWSGIGWTFPESEPIGPTHNELTLASLSRNKGATLSIFGSQVGVEGDRIKITAPPSQDHGIIGGWATVGYEFAAYVNSPVPSVSQLDSSESSGEADWTFEANAKSFGNITLTADRRVNSLNLATSGTTTVNLGGHTLRVESGGLLVSGGTPVTISNGTLTAGTGAGSTGEVILHQYSSGPLDITATIVDNGSHAVALVKSGTGTASLSAANSFTGGVYVNAGTLQVNHANAINSANTLAVEGGTLDLNGHNLSVASLSSQDSNTAGLITNTNVIGGMKTLTAGSDNSSTSFSGQLGDNLNFVKVGTGTLTWNQSNEDYWGVITVAEGTLATGGVGSLGSIIYKTVVQAGATLNVNNGFNQDETLEVAGHGVGGNGALVYGDPLDFLLGPTRDPLSLRNVTLTGHTTLAVHARYDFEDTLAGNGFALTKIGAAELVLEGPSVHHLGDVHAKQGTMTWVGSADLGVSSSTLYVDNNAVVRFQNKANDSKQITLSGGYLSRAGDSTTTTTLDVVLGLRLAAGASTIMDEGGALVFQLNAIQRDVGATLNVDNNPTLATTDTLNDAGGILGGFVTVGGTDWAKNSTNTADGAVVAYTGYVANDFTAAANNVNVTTGTQSATNATVNSLRFAEADTTLNLTGTNTVASGGILITSGAGATISSGTLRGAAGADLVIIQNSTTEATISSVIEDNGSATALTKAGTGWLHLTGNNTYTGGTFITGGTLSVSQIADSGNSNLGNSTSATENTLTFNGGTLNLAGTGTDSETGRNVMLMSGGGTIRMETGRRLEFSGTISGEALLTGEGIYRDDFNSFRTGGEGTLAFSGDGTVVFSGSTSNTYTGQTSIGSTLGSTFTLLLNKSDGATAIAGNLFLGDTVRLMQSHQIADTSLVYMTFNGKLDLAGNEEVIGGLLSSGVVRGSSSTGESGTLETRVAAGATYSFGGVGGFGGGALEDGTGGGTLSYTKSGDGTQILLGANTYTGQTTVSGGVLQLGNGGTTGSLAAASEVVLSGGNLVINRSDNVTFSNAMNGTGTFTVAGTGSVTLDSGNNDFEGNTKVRSGTLYVTNTIGSATGRSAVDVYGTGKLGGTGRIEGAVTVRDGGQITPGNTAAGGTVGTLTLGALTVHRQAASTVPSIIFELGGSGSFIFNDAAGIAANMGNLSAYFDTMLNVYENETGEHDRLHADTMNLDAGAIIEMQTAGYELKAGDVMDLLDFFEMNRLNAPGDRAWSAFQDLYLPTLGAGLSYDLSLFDSNGIVVVVGAVPEPGRAMLLMFGLAGVVLRRRRRV
- a CDS encoding DUF1549 and DUF1553 domain-containing protein, whose product is MIPLLSRAGCSTRECHGSFAGQGGFRLSLFGYDFENDLKQLTQDADGGEGEVRVNLQEPAKSLLVMKPTVQMRHKGKERIAKGSWEHQLLLEWIAKGAKDDPVETSEFERLEVTPGEIVFTKPGEKMQLKVVAHWRNGTVEDVTRLTRFRSNDDSVAGISETGLVECKTRGDTHVVAFYDNGVAPIPVMLPVSELLGGEYPAVRISTNVDELVVAKLRKLGIVPSEPCTDAEFLRRVSLDVAGTLPTPEEVTAFLADESPNKRATKIDALLDSPGHAAWWATLLCDFTGNSARQIFSENVPELNGEFARQWWEWIYWRVRRNAPYDNLVAGIVLARSRSSPNQSYKDYALEMASYLRQENRADFARRDTMPHFWARKNVQKPEDRALAFAHAFLGVRIECAQCHKHPFDQWTKADYVQFQAFFEPVRYDSDIRRDNDVNFVSATRELRAAAGGGMGNAMQARDAQSEEMRRRINSGEVFPIHEVYIATRSPRSTIARQNAQAYSGRVLTPKLLGGDQVLLTDYADPREPLMQWLRSRENPFFARAFVNRVWAAYFHRGLVEPADDLNLANPPVNAALMDYLADEFVASGYDMRKLHRTILNSDTYQRSWKPNATNELDDRNFSRFVLRRLPAEVLLDAMTLATAASDQRRDLVDDVGARQIGPNVAAFGLGDPIGNKNVADYALTTFGKPVRETNCDCERTATPTLLQSLYARNDPDLMARIEREGEQASSWIAELRAANPSGRIESARLEHTISEVFLRTVSRPPTETELQQARSDITAAPDTIHGLRDLLWVLLNTREFSVNH